From the Montipora capricornis isolate CH-2021 chromosome 2, ASM3666992v2, whole genome shotgun sequence genome, one window contains:
- the LOC138038712 gene encoding melanocyte-stimulating hormone receptor-like: MNKSLANPSCFFLTMNMGQTEATFIANVVTCILNSLFSPTTCAGNFIIVYVIWKSRGLHSPSFFLLGCLAVADFLVGAICQPTLVGSKIAELQGDPSLICPLRMLQSMSAWITGSVSLFILTLVSIDRLLALTLHLRYNSVVTVSRMCFAVLLLWIATATTVSLRFAITNWLIIPLLSLLITFLAIAFCTYKIFHLVERHRRQIREQNMAMSLGANASKELKCRKSAVTILYVYGLLLTFYIPLFATVLADNMIGYTRSVQIAYAFSTTTVFINSFLNPVVYCWRIREIRQAVVSVLRRPQQRLLNRKANNSVHNLNGSEGFDQNKPEELEDSLENLDHLQTS; encoded by the coding sequence ATGAACAAGTCACTGGCGAATCCGAGTTGTTTTTTCCTTACAATGAACATGGGCCAAACAGAAGCAACATTTATTGCAAATGTTGTTACGTGTATCCTGAACTCGCTGTTTTCTCCGACAACGTGTGCGGGGAATTTTATTATAGTATACGTGATTTGGAAGTCACGAGGCCTCCATTCGCCATCTTTTTTCCTTCTGGGTTGTCTTGCAGTTGCAGATTTCCTTGTTGGAGCAATCTGTCAGCCAACTTTAGTTGGTAGCAAAATAGCCGAACTTCAAGGAGATCCAAGCCTTATCTGTCCATTGAGAATGCTTCAATCCATGAGTGCGTGGATAACAGGCAGCGTATCTTTGTTCATTTTAACGCTTGTGTCCATCGATCGCCTTCTTGCTCTCACACTTCATTTAAGATACAATTCCGTTGTCACGGTTTCTCGAATGTGTTTCGCAGTTTTGCTGCTATGGATTGCCACTGCAACTACTGTATCATTGAGGTTTGCAATTACCAACTGGCTAATAATCCCGTTACTATCACTGCTCATTACTTTTCTTGCCATTGCATTCTGCACCTACAAAATATTTCACCTCGTTGAAAGACATCGACGTCAAATACGCGAGCAAAACATGGCCATGAGCTTGGGTGCGAATGCGTCAAAAGAACTCAAATGTCGAAAATCAGCTGTGACTATTCTTTATGTTTATGGCTTGCTCCTAACGTTTTATATTCCATTGTTTGCAACGGTTCTTGCGGACAACATGATTGGGTATACTCGATCCGTGCAGATTGCATACGCCTTTTCCACAACGACTGTCTTCATCAACTCGTTTTTAAATCCAGTCGTGTACTGCTGGCGAATACGAGAGATACGCCAAGCTGTGGTTAGTGTGCTAAGAAGACCACAACAACGTTTATTAAACAGAAAGGCAAACAATTCTGTCCACAACCTGAATGGATCTGAAGGTTTTGATCAAAACAAACCGGAGGAACTAGAGGATTCACTGGAAAATttggaccatttacagacttcataa